The Microcella flavibacter DNA segment GGCTGGTGGCGCGACTGGGCGACCACCTGCTCGCCGCCCGGCGCCTACGACGCCGAGGTGCGCCGCTCGCTGCTCGTGCTGCGCGCCCTCACCCACGAGGACACCGGCGGCATCGTGGCCGCTCCGACGACGAGCCTGCCCGAGGACATCGGCGGGTCGCGCAACTGGGACTACCGCTACGTCTGGCTGCGGGATGCCGCGCTCACGCTCGAATCCCTCATGTTGCACGGCTACTCGGCCGAGGCCATGGCGTGGCGCGAGTGGCTGCTGCGCGCCATCGCCGGCGACCCCCACGACCTGCAGATCATGTACGGCATCGCCGGCGAGCGCCGGCTCGTCGAGTACGAGCTCGACTCGCTGCCCGGCTACGAGGGCTCCTCCCCCGTGCGCGTCGGCAACGGCGCGTACACGCAGTTCCAGGGCGACATCTTCGGCGAGGTGATGATCGCCCTCGACGAGGCGCGCGAGCTCGGCGTCGAGGAGGACGGCTTCTCCTGGTCGCTGCAGGTGGCGCTGCTGAGCTACGCCGAGCAGAACCTCGAGCGGGAGGACAACGGCATCTGGGAGATCCGCGGGCCGCACCGCCGCTTCACCCACTCGCGCGCCATGCTCTGGGCCGCCTTCGACCGCGGCGCGCACGCGGTGCGCGAGCACGGCATGAAGGGCGACGCCGAGCACTGGGAGCAGCTGCGCGACGGTCTGCGCGAGGAGATCATGGCGAACGGCGTGCACGCCGACGGCTACTTCACCCAGCACTACGACACCGACGAGGTCGACGCCTCGCTGCTGCAGCTCGCGCACGTCGGCTTGGTCGACTACGACGACCCGATGATGCTCGCGACCGTAGGGCAGATCGAGAGGACGCTGCTGCGCGACGGCCTGCCGCTGCGCTACCGGGTCGAGTCGGGCGTCGACGGGCTCGAGGGCGACGAGCACCCGTTCCTCGCCTGCGCCTTCTGGCTCGTCGAGAACTACGCCCTGGGCGGGCGGCTCCCCGACGCGGAGGCGCTCATGGATCGCCTCATCGGCCTGACCAACGACGTCGGCCTGCTGAGCGAGGAGTACGACGTCGAGACGCACCGGCACATCGGCAACACGCCGCAGGCGCTCTCGCACCTCGGGCTCGTGCGCGCCGCCGACGCCATCGCCCTCGCGCGCAGCGACGCCGGGGCGCGCGGCCGTAGCACCCAGCGCGGCGACGCCG contains these protein-coding regions:
- a CDS encoding glycoside hydrolase family 15 protein, which translates into the protein MPAPIEDYALIGDGHTAALVGRSGSIDWLCMPRFDSASVFARLLGDENHGHWSLAPTGEAELVERHYEEDTFILVSRWRTATGEVEVVDLMPYADRHADVVRRVRGIRGEVEMEHLLRIRFDYASAMPWVRQAGTEEAPELVAIAGPDAIVMRGLRFRPVDHAHRAVVTVREGETHDAVLTWFPSHRDNPEALDVDEQIERTRGWWRDWATTCSPPGAYDAEVRRSLLVLRALTHEDTGGIVAAPTTSLPEDIGGSRNWDYRYVWLRDAALTLESLMLHGYSAEAMAWREWLLRAIAGDPHDLQIMYGIAGERRLVEYELDSLPGYEGSSPVRVGNGAYTQFQGDIFGEVMIALDEARELGVEEDGFSWSLQVALLSYAEQNLEREDNGIWEIRGPHRRFTHSRAMLWAAFDRGAHAVREHGMKGDAEHWEQLRDGLREEIMANGVHADGYFTQHYDTDEVDASLLQLAHVGLVDYDDPMMLATVGQIERTLLRDGLPLRYRVESGVDGLEGDEHPFLACAFWLVENYALGGRLPDAEALMDRLIGLTNDVGLLSEEYDVETHRHIGNTPQALSHLGLVRAADAIALARSDAGARGRSTQRGDAATA